Proteins encoded in a region of the Piliocolobus tephrosceles isolate RC106 chromosome 18, ASM277652v3, whole genome shotgun sequence genome:
- the SERPINB5 gene encoding serpin B5 encodes MDALQLANSAFAVDLFKQLREKEPLGNVLFSPICLSTSLSLAQVGAKGDTANEIGQVLHFENVKDVPFGFQTVTSDVNKLSSFYSLKLIKRLYVDKSLNLSTEFISSTKRPYAKELETVDFKDKLEETKGQINNSIKDLTDGHFENILADNSVNNQTKILVVNAAYFVGKWMKKFPESETKECPFRVNKTDTKPVQMMNMEATFCMGNIDSINCKIIELPFQNKHLSMFILLPKDVEDESTGLEKIEKQLNSESLLQWTNPSTMANAKVKLSIPKFKVEKMIDPKASLENLGLKHIFSEDTSDFSGMSETKGVALSNVIHKVCLEITEDGGDSIEVPGARILQHKDELNADHPFIYIIRHNKTRNIIFFGKFCSP; translated from the exons ATGGATGCCCTGCAACTAGCAAATTCGGCTTTTGCTGTTGATCTGTTCAAACAACTACGTGAAAAGGAGCCACTAGGCAATGTCCTCTTCTCTCCAATCTGTCTCTCCACCTCTCTGTCACTTGCTCAAGTGGGTGCTAAAGGTGACACTGCAAATGAAATTGGACAG gttcttcattttgaaaatgtcaaaGATGTGCCCTTTGGATTTCAAACAGTAACATCGGATGTCAACAAACTTAGTTCCTTTTACTCACTGAAACTAATCAAGCGGCTCTACGTAGACAAATCTCTGAATCTTTCTACA GAGTTCATCAGCTCTACGAAGAGACCCTATGCAAAGGAATTGGAAACTGTTGACTTCAAAGATAAATTGGAAGAAACGAAAGGTCAGATCAACAACTCAATTAAGGATCTCACAGATG GCCACTTTGAGAACATTTTAGCTGACAACAGTGTGAACAACCAGACCAAAATCCTTGTGGTTAATGCCGCCTACTTTGTTGGCAAGTGGATGAAGAAATTTCCTgaatcagaaacaaaagaatgtcCTTTCAGAGTCAACAAG ACAGACACCAAACCAGTGCAGATGATGAACATGGAGGCCACGTTCTGTATGGGAAACATTGACAGTATCAACTGTAAGATCATAGAGCTTCCTTTTCAAAATAAGCATCTCAGCATGTTCATCCTGCTACCCAAGGATGTGGAGGACGAGTCCACAGGCTTGGAGAAG ATTGAAAAACAACTCAACTCAGAGTCGCTGTTGCAGTGGACTAATCCCAGCACCATGGCCAATGCCAAGGTCAAACTCTCCATTCCAAAATTTAAGGTGGAAAAGATGATCGATCCCAAGGCTAGTCTGGAAAATCTAGGGCTGAAACATATCTTCAGTGAAGACACATCTGATTTCTCTGGAATGTCAGAGACCAAGGGAGTGGCCCTATCAAATGTTATCCACAAAGTGTGCTTAGAAATAACTGAAGATGGTGGGGATTCCATAGAGGTGCCAGGAGCACGGATCCTGCAGCACAAAGATGAATTGAATGCCGACCATCCCTTTATTTACATCATCAGGCACAACAAAACTCGAAACATCATTTTCTTTGGCAAATTCTGTTCTCCTTAA